In Campylobacteraceae bacterium, a single genomic region encodes these proteins:
- the eat gene encoding ethanolamine permease, producing the protein MSTNHIDQEYLAKRQLKKGTAGWMLLAGLGISYVISGDFAGWNFGIAEAGWGGFAIAAVLMAIMYICLVLSLAEMSAAIPAAGGGYSFARQVMGPAGGYLTGFAILIEYALAPAAIVIFIGSAVEALLGINGPLVYALFYAVFIAIHLYGVGEALKSMMVISALAVFAIIATAVALIGQFDVNNLFDIAVSTEAYGASEFLPYGWYGVWAALPFAMWLFLAVEGVPLAAEEAENPAKDVPKGIIAAMIFLLFTAVIVVVLTAGAVGSDVIGKSAVPLVDALSLSGYSSLATVVNVLGLAGLVASFFSIIYGYSRLVFALSRAGYLPQFLSLTSKRKAPTWALIIPGLLGFAASLSGEGDLMLGMAVVGATISYALMSLSHILLRIKQPDMPRPYKTPGGVFTSGISLVLSLIALTGVYAYDPKAFFYTLVLYVIGALYYFLYSKNRLVAKTAEEEFEMLAQAESDLGSTNEDNSDEAVPVTVRN; encoded by the coding sequence ATGAGTACAAATCATATTGATCAAGAATATTTGGCTAAAAGACAGTTGAAAAAAGGAACAGCAGGTTGGATGTTGTTAGCAGGTTTAGGAATTTCCTATGTAATTTCAGGAGATTTTGCAGGCTGGAACTTCGGTATTGCAGAAGCAGGATGGGGTGGTTTTGCTATTGCTGCTGTTTTAATGGCAATAATGTATATTTGTCTGGTACTGTCTTTGGCTGAGATGTCAGCTGCAATTCCAGCTGCTGGTGGCGGATATAGTTTTGCTAGGCAAGTTATGGGACCAGCTGGAGGATATTTAACTGGTTTTGCCATACTAATTGAGTATGCATTAGCACCTGCGGCTATTGTTATTTTTATAGGATCTGCAGTAGAAGCATTATTGGGTATTAATGGGCCCTTAGTATATGCATTGTTTTATGCTGTTTTTATTGCTATTCATTTATATGGAGTAGGAGAAGCGCTTAAATCAATGATGGTGATTAGTGCACTTGCAGTATTTGCAATTATTGCAACGGCTGTAGCACTTATTGGACAGTTTGATGTTAATAACTTATTTGATATTGCAGTATCAACAGAAGCTTACGGCGCTAGTGAATTCTTACCTTATGGTTGGTATGGTGTTTGGGCTGCATTGCCTTTTGCTATGTGGTTGTTTTTAGCTGTTGAAGGTGTTCCTTTAGCTGCCGAAGAAGCAGAAAACCCTGCAAAAGATGTACCAAAAGGAATTATTGCTGCAATGATATTTTTACTTTTTACAGCAGTAATTGTAGTAGTTTTAACAGCAGGTGCTGTTGGTTCTGATGTTATTGGGAAAAGTGCAGTTCCTTTGGTTGATGCTCTTAGTTTAAGTGGATATTCTTCTTTAGCAACTGTTGTAAATGTATTAGGACTTGCTGGTTTAGTTGCCTCATTTTTCTCAATTATTTATGGTTACAGTAGATTGGTATTTGCTCTATCACGTGCAGGATATTTACCTCAATTTTTATCATTAACAAGTAAGCGAAAAGCACCAACATGGGCTTTAATAATTCCAGGATTATTAGGATTTGCAGCTTCTTTAAGTGGAGAAGGGGATTTAATGTTAGGTATGGCAGTTGTTGGAGCTACTATATCATATGCATTAATGTCTTTAAGTCATATTCTTTTACGAATCAAACAACCTGATATGCCAAGACCTTATAAAACACCAGGTGGGGTATTTACTTCTGGAATTTCTTTGGTATTATCACTTATTGCTTTAACAGGTGTTTATGCATATGATCCAAAAGCATTCTTTTATACGCTTGTATTATATGTAATTGGTGCTTTATACTATTTCTTATATTCTAAGAATAGATTGGTAGCAAAAACAGCAGAAGAAGAATTTGAAATGTTAGCGCAAGCAGAATCAGATTTAGGTAGTACAAACGAAGATAACTCAGATGAAGCAGTTCCAGTAACTGTAAGAAACTAA
- a CDS encoding type 1 glutamine amidotransferase, whose translation MKKLLIIEGNTDKDSLNIQKFKGLSYVPLFTKSIEIIGEYQIDALYPTRNDFEQISIKDLQKYDGILWTGSGLSVNETPNLVQPQIQLCKNAFESKVPMYGSCWGLQIAVVAAGGKVASFEAGYEIGIMKKLTLTKEGKEHYLFKNKTEPISSFCVHKDYIEELPLNSTLLAFNEFCPVQALEINYKGGTFVGVQYHPEFDVKQMLSTFERLEEKLIQSAYFKNNEAYNTEITNMKKEILNKKDFYNNDLYRLLEISNWLKNLEK comes from the coding sequence ATGAAAAAACTATTAATTATTGAAGGTAATACGGATAAAGACTCTTTAAATATTCAAAAATTCAAGGGTCTTTCTTATGTTCCTTTATTTACAAAATCCATAGAAATTATTGGTGAATATCAAATAGATGCACTTTATCCAACCAGAAATGATTTTGAACAAATAAGTATAAAAGATTTACAAAAGTATGACGGAATTTTATGGACGGGTTCTGGACTTAGTGTTAATGAAACACCCAATTTAGTACAGCCTCAAATACAATTGTGTAAAAATGCTTTTGAATCAAAAGTTCCTATGTATGGATCTTGTTGGGGCTTACAAATAGCTGTGGTAGCAGCTGGTGGAAAAGTTGCAAGTTTTGAAGCAGGGTATGAAATAGGAATTATGAAAAAATTGACATTAACAAAAGAGGGTAAAGAACATTATTTATTTAAAAATAAGACTGAGCCTATATCTTCCTTTTGTGTGCATAAAGATTATATAGAAGAACTTCCTTTAAACAGTACTTTATTGGCTTTTAATGAATTTTGTCCTGTTCAAGCTTTGGAAATTAACTATAAGGGTGGTACTTTTGTTGGTGTTCAATATCACCCTGAATTTGATGTCAAACAAATGTTATCAACCTTTGAGCGCTTAGAAGAAAAATTAATACAAAGTGCATATTTTAAGAACAATGAAGCGTATAACACGGAAATAACAAACATGAAAAAAGAGATTTTAAATAAAAAAGATTTTTATAACAATGATCTTTACCGTTTATTAGAAATTTCTAATTGGCTAAAAAATTTAGAAAAATAA
- a CDS encoding iron-containing alcohol dehydrogenase produces the protein MSKRKATNWNYPTSIWFGHERTKDIVKACEHLNIKNPLIVTDEALVNLPIIEDLKNPLKNENIAFTLFSDVQSNPSAKNVEDGVKVFNENACDGVIAFGGGSALDAGKTIAFMSGQSLSIWDFEDVGDNFLRANIEGIAPIIAIPTTSGTGSEVGRASVITNSETHAKKIIFHPLMLPSLVILDPNLTYGLPKHITAWTGIDALVHSLEAYFAPGFHPMADGIALEAISLIKNNLVPAYENGNNENARANMLVAAMMGATAFQKGLGSVHSIAHQLGGLFNTPHGLANSIILPYALRQNKSAIQDKMKKLCVFLDIENPSLDSFIAYIIDLRQTLGIPSNLSEAKISDDRADEIGVLAYADPSTASNAKKLEIEDLTVLFKAAHSGNYDLLKDY, from the coding sequence AAAGAAAAGCAACAAATTGGAATTATCCTACCTCTATATGGTTTGGGCATGAAAGAACAAAAGATATTGTAAAAGCATGTGAACATTTAAATATAAAAAATCCATTAATTGTTACCGATGAAGCTTTGGTTAATCTTCCTATTATTGAAGATTTGAAAAATCCTTTAAAAAATGAAAATATTGCATTTACACTTTTTTCAGATGTTCAAAGTAATCCAAGTGCTAAGAATGTAGAAGATGGGGTTAAAGTATTTAATGAGAATGCCTGTGATGGCGTAATTGCATTTGGTGGAGGATCTGCTTTAGATGCAGGTAAAACAATTGCTTTTATGTCAGGGCAAAGCTTAAGTATTTGGGATTTTGAAGATGTAGGAGATAATTTTTTACGTGCAAACATAGAAGGAATTGCTCCTATTATTGCAATACCTACGACTTCAGGTACTGGATCTGAAGTAGGACGAGCAAGCGTCATTACAAACAGTGAAACGCATGCGAAAAAGATTATTTTTCATCCTTTAATGCTTCCTTCTTTGGTTATTTTAGATCCTAATTTAACCTATGGTTTACCAAAACATATTACTGCTTGGACAGGAATAGATGCATTGGTTCATTCTCTTGAAGCCTATTTTGCACCCGGTTTTCATCCTATGGCAGATGGAATTGCACTTGAGGCTATTTCTTTAATTAAAAACAATTTAGTGCCTGCTTATGAAAATGGAAACAATGAAAATGCAAGAGCCAATATGCTCGTAGCTGCAATGATGGGAGCTACTGCTTTTCAAAAAGGTTTGGGTTCTGTTCATTCAATTGCTCATCAACTAGGAGGTTTATTTAACACCCCTCATGGTTTAGCAAACTCTATTATTTTACCCTATGCATTAAGACAAAATAAATCAGCTATACAAGATAAAATGAAAAAATTATGTGTCTTTTTAGATATTGAAAATCCATCTTTAGATAGTTTTATTGCTTATATTATTGATTTACGACAAACCTTGGGAATTCCTTCCAATTTAAGTGAAGCAAAAATCAGTGATGATCGTGCCGATGAAATTGGCGTTTTAGCTTATGCTGATCCATCAACTGCCTCGAATGCAAAAAAACTTGAAATAGAAGACTTAACTGTTTTGTTTAAAGCAGCACATAGCGGTAATTACGATTTGTTAAAAGATTATTAA
- a CDS encoding sensor histidine kinase produces MLKSIFIILLFFTTLSASYIKNIWILEMDTINTSIEDIRISNNFKKITLPFIQHSKKSYFIKFILDEGRFQNEDYIISFNSFLSQIRLENNDIFSNNMNGFSPLILLRPNDISKTFFLKLENNKAYINLDIKVSSLNDYLEEQTLKKIFHGFSYGIIFASFLLYLVFYFFNQKKSYLFCSLTQLMILGMLIVEINIFDKNYEYVIIILFYLFSLFSNLFVQYFFHTKKEYIFLDKILKLVILINTLHLFIVLVFDNNTIYDYIPYSTSWSIYLLLAMISLFKGNKASVFFLLAWAALILSSLTIEVQLLYLNNELIFNAENLVYFVLAFESILILCILPYKFKILKKEYIKQREIIYHQNKLASMGEMIENISHQWKQPLTQLSFIIMAIKTAFNHNKLSLEYLENKTEEASNQLRFMSNTITDFSNFLSLKKEKESFFIVDEINRVISLIQDSFTFFSITLEVNCDENHLLRNYKGELSHVIFNLLNNAKDAFSKKKIKNAKIIINIKKDENNLFIFIEDNAGGVDPKIEKKIFEPYFTTKENGLGIGLYMSKKIIEESILGKLTYKNKENGAKFCIFLPLSPSS; encoded by the coding sequence GTGTTAAAAAGTATTTTTATTATTTTGCTCTTTTTTACTACTTTAAGTGCGAGTTATATTAAAAATATTTGGATATTGGAAATGGATACTATTAATACAAGTATTGAAGATATAAGAATATCAAATAACTTTAAAAAAATCACTTTACCTTTTATCCAACACAGTAAAAAATCATATTTTATAAAATTTATTCTAGATGAAGGACGCTTCCAAAACGAAGATTATATCATCTCTTTTAATTCTTTTCTTTCCCAAATACGTTTAGAAAACAATGATATTTTTTCTAATAATATGAATGGTTTTTCTCCTCTTATTTTATTAAGACCCAATGATATCTCAAAAACTTTTTTTCTGAAGCTTGAAAATAACAAGGCTTATATAAATTTAGATATTAAGGTTTCTTCCTTAAACGATTATCTTGAAGAACAAACATTAAAAAAGATATTTCATGGTTTTTCTTATGGAATAATTTTTGCAAGTTTTCTTCTTTATTTAGTGTTTTATTTTTTTAATCAAAAAAAGAGTTATTTGTTCTGTTCCCTTACGCAATTAATGATTTTAGGAATGTTGATAGTTGAAATAAATATTTTTGATAAAAATTATGAGTATGTTATCATTATTCTCTTTTATTTATTTTCATTGTTTTCTAATCTTTTTGTTCAGTATTTTTTTCATACTAAAAAAGAATATATTTTTTTAGATAAAATATTAAAACTTGTTATTCTTATAAACACACTTCACTTATTCATTGTTTTGGTTTTTGATAATAATACAATATACGATTATATACCGTATTCCACTTCTTGGAGTATATATTTATTGTTAGCAATGATTTCTTTGTTTAAAGGAAATAAAGCTTCTGTTTTCTTTTTACTTGCATGGGCTGCTTTAATTCTAAGCTCTTTAACAATTGAAGTACAGCTGTTATATTTAAATAATGAACTTATTTTTAATGCAGAAAATTTAGTTTATTTTGTATTGGCTTTTGAATCAATTTTGATACTTTGTATTTTGCCCTATAAATTTAAAATATTAAAAAAAGAATATATTAAGCAGAGAGAAATCATATATCATCAAAATAAATTGGCTTCGATGGGAGAAATGATTGAAAATATTTCTCATCAATGGAAACAACCCCTTACCCAATTATCATTCATCATAATGGCTATTAAAACAGCTTTTAATCATAATAAACTATCACTAGAATACTTAGAAAACAAAACAGAAGAAGCGTCGAATCAATTGAGATTTATGTCAAATACAATAACCGATTTTTCAAATTTTCTTAGTTTAAAAAAAGAGAAAGAATCTTTTTTTATTGTTGATGAAATTAATCGTGTTATTTCTTTGATTCAGGACAGTTTTACATTCTTTTCTATTACGCTTGAAGTTAATTGTGATGAAAATCATTTGTTGAGGAATTACAAGGGTGAATTATCACATGTGATTTTTAATTTATTAAACAATGCAAAAGATGCTTTTTCAAAAAAGAAAATCAAGAATGCAAAAATTATAATAAACATAAAAAAAGATGAGAATAATCTGTTTATTTTTATAGAAGACAATGCTGGAGGAGTGGATCCAAAGATTGAAAAAAAAATCTTTGAACCTTATTTTACAACAAAAGAAAATGGTTTAGGAATAGGTTTATATATGTCTAAAAAAATAATAGAAGAAAGTATTCTTGGTAAACTGACTTATAAAAATAAAGAAAACGGTGCAAAGTTTTGCATTTTTCTTCCACTATCTCCTTCTTCGTAA
- a CDS encoding response regulator transcription factor has protein sequence MKKFSSLKILYIDDEDSVRKSAIDLLEFYFDNIYQAHDGVSGIEMYKKCKPDIIITDIHMPNLNGLEMVRKIREEDQETKIIVMTAFLKTPYLLEAMDLGLIKYLVKPVIENELLITLKSCITDVSQKRNVFNLGDGFKFDTLNNNLFLFKEQIFLSKKEHVFLKMLLINHDRVVSYSELSNSIWDGIMSEDAIRSIVKDIRKKITKNVIKNVSGIGYKIVLEEN, from the coding sequence ATGAAAAAATTTAGTAGTTTGAAAATTTTATATATAGATGATGAAGACAGTGTAAGAAAAAGTGCCATTGATCTTTTAGAATTTTATTTTGATAATATTTATCAAGCACATGATGGTGTAAGTGGTATTGAGATGTACAAAAAATGTAAACCAGACATCATTATTACAGACATACATATGCCAAATCTAAATGGCCTTGAAATGGTACGAAAAATAAGAGAAGAAGATCAAGAAACTAAAATTATAGTAATGACTGCTTTTTTAAAAACGCCTTATTTATTAGAAGCTATGGATTTGGGTTTAATAAAATACTTAGTAAAACCGGTGATTGAAAATGAATTATTAATTACTTTAAAATCATGTATTACAGATGTAAGCCAAAAAAGAAATGTTTTTAATTTAGGAGATGGATTTAAATTTGATACGCTAAATAACAATCTTTTTTTATTTAAGGAGCAAATATTTCTTTCTAAAAAAGAACATGTTTTTCTTAAAATGTTACTTATTAATCATGACAGAGTAGTCTCATATTCTGAATTGTCAAATTCAATTTGGGATGGAATAATGAGTGAAGATGCTATTCGTTCTATTGTAAAAGATATTAGAAAAAAGATTACAAAAAATGTCATTAAAAATGTTTCTGGTATTGGCTATAAAATTGTTTTAGAGGAAAATTAG